Proteins from a single region of Natrinema salifodinae:
- a CDS encoding heavy metal translocating P-type ATPase, with the protein MSDRRAGTDANGDGARGDRRERDRCRLCGTPLPATDGEPAASGFCSTGCRDVAAEFGPSESDGAAAPSERSGGAGDRKRDRSRDSGANRDEKDAVRTFLRIDGMHSATCEAFLEAVAEGRDGVTDAEASYVTETIRVDHDPDRIAAADLEDALSTVGYTAYLREEATADDDTGATRRAREMTGLRKRRADDMLEMRYVVGIVFGSFLLLPFVAVFYPMYLTELTNWGAIAHFEDVFTGFSGPMYLPLFLVMTGAIVYLTGGPLLRGAYVSLKLRRPTTDLLAALTILSAYVYAAIASGLGRTDIYFDLTIVVASLVMGATYYETTVKRRATDRLTDLTVSQVDTARLYAADGSTTEVPVGDLESGDRVLVREGERIPVDGRLAEGECAVDEAVVTGESLPVTKREGDEVVGGSVVTTDAAVVDVGDQTTSSIERLTRVVWNVQSADHGVTHRADELAAVLTPLVFAAALVVGTSALLIGADEITVSLSVLMTLMVASPWALGFATPYSVARSLQAALDRGIVVFDETVFERLRSVDVVVFDKTGTLTTGEMTVREADAPADLLAAAAALEQRAAHPAAAAIARAFDGDDDDAAADTSTHADGGSATAGGRDVGDVRDFRTHATGVEGTVDGQTVLVGHPDLFRERGWELSSALEGRIADARDAGRLPVVVGRDGAAEGIVVVGDEPRQAWEETVAALDEDGIDVVVLTGDEGASADAFDRHSGVDRVFAGVPPNGKAAAIRRLTADRRVAMVGDGTNDAPALAAADLGISLGSGTALAADAADLAIVDDDLAAVERAFALAQTARDRIRQNLGLAFAYNAIAVPAAALGLVNPLVTTVAIAVGTLLIVGNAERSLLPE; encoded by the coding sequence GTGAGCGATCGACGCGCGGGCACGGACGCGAACGGGGACGGCGCGAGGGGCGACCGACGCGAGCGCGACCGCTGTCGGCTCTGCGGGACGCCGCTACCGGCGACCGACGGTGAGCCGGCGGCGAGCGGCTTCTGTTCGACCGGCTGTCGCGACGTCGCCGCCGAGTTCGGACCGAGCGAGAGCGACGGGGCGGCCGCGCCGTCCGAACGGAGCGGCGGCGCCGGGGACCGGAAGCGGGATCGGAGCCGTGACTCGGGCGCAAATCGAGACGAGAAAGACGCCGTCCGCACCTTCCTCCGGATCGACGGGATGCACTCGGCGACCTGCGAGGCGTTCCTCGAGGCCGTCGCCGAGGGACGGGACGGCGTGACCGACGCCGAAGCGAGCTACGTCACCGAGACGATCCGCGTCGATCACGACCCCGACCGGATCGCTGCGGCCGACCTCGAGGACGCGCTGAGCACCGTCGGCTACACGGCCTACCTGCGCGAGGAGGCGACCGCCGACGACGACACCGGCGCCACCAGGCGCGCCCGCGAGATGACCGGCCTCCGGAAGCGCCGGGCGGACGACATGCTCGAGATGCGCTACGTGGTGGGCATCGTCTTCGGCTCGTTCCTCCTGTTGCCGTTCGTCGCGGTGTTCTACCCGATGTACCTCACGGAGCTCACCAACTGGGGGGCGATCGCGCACTTCGAGGACGTCTTCACCGGCTTCAGCGGGCCGATGTACCTCCCGCTGTTCCTCGTGATGACGGGCGCGATCGTCTACCTGACCGGCGGGCCGCTCCTGCGGGGCGCCTACGTCAGCCTGAAGCTCCGGCGGCCGACCACGGACCTGCTAGCCGCGCTGACGATTCTGAGCGCCTACGTCTACGCGGCGATCGCCTCCGGCCTCGGCCGGACGGACATCTACTTCGACCTCACGATCGTCGTCGCGTCGCTCGTGATGGGCGCGACCTACTACGAGACGACGGTCAAGCGCCGCGCGACCGACCGGCTGACCGACCTCACCGTCTCCCAGGTCGACACGGCCAGGCTGTACGCGGCCGACGGGTCGACGACGGAGGTTCCCGTCGGGGACCTCGAGTCGGGCGACCGCGTGCTCGTCCGCGAGGGCGAGCGGATCCCCGTCGACGGACGCCTGGCCGAAGGAGAGTGTGCGGTCGACGAGGCAGTCGTCACCGGCGAGTCGCTGCCGGTGACCAAGCGGGAGGGCGACGAGGTCGTCGGCGGCTCGGTCGTGACGACCGACGCGGCGGTCGTCGACGTTGGCGACCAGACGACCAGCAGCATCGAGCGGCTTACGCGGGTCGTCTGGAACGTCCAGAGCGCCGACCACGGCGTCACCCACCGGGCCGACGAACTCGCCGCAGTCCTCACCCCGCTCGTCTTTGCGGCCGCGCTCGTCGTCGGCACGAGCGCGCTGTTGATCGGCGCGGACGAAATTACCGTCTCGCTTTCCGTCCTCATGACCCTCATGGTCGCGAGCCCGTGGGCGCTGGGCTTCGCGACGCCCTACTCGGTCGCCAGGAGCCTCCAGGCGGCGCTCGACCGCGGGATCGTCGTCTTCGACGAGACGGTCTTCGAGCGCCTGCGGTCGGTCGACGTCGTCGTCTTCGACAAGACCGGCACGCTCACGACCGGCGAGATGACCGTCCGCGAGGCCGACGCACCCGCGGACCTCCTGGCCGCCGCCGCGGCCCTCGAGCAGCGCGCGGCCCATCCGGCCGCGGCGGCCATCGCACGGGCGTTCGACGGTGACGACGACGACGCTGCCGCCGATACGTCGACGCACGCGGACGGCGGGTCCGCTACCGCCGGCGGCCGGGACGTCGGCGACGTTCGGGACTTCCGGACACACGCGACCGGCGTCGAGGGAACCGTCGACGGCCAGACGGTTCTGGTCGGGCACCCCGACCTCTTCCGGGAGCGGGGCTGGGAACTCTCGAGCGCCCTCGAAGGGCGGATCGCGGACGCGCGAGATGCCGGCCGCCTTCCGGTCGTCGTCGGCCGTGACGGCGCCGCCGAAGGGATCGTCGTCGTCGGCGACGAGCCCCGCCAGGCGTGGGAGGAGACAGTCGCGGCGCTGGACGAGGACGGGATCGACGTTGTCGTCCTGACCGGCGACGAGGGAGCGTCGGCCGACGCCTTCGACCGCCACTCCGGCGTCGATCGCGTCTTCGCCGGCGTCCCCCCGAACGGGAAGGCGGCCGCGATCCGCCGACTGACGGCCGATCGACGCGTGGCGATGGTCGGCGACGGGACGAACGACGCGCCGGCGCTGGCCGCGGCCGACCTGGGGATCTCGCTGGGTAGCGGCACCGCGCTCGCGGCCGACGCGGCCGACCTGGCGATCGTCGACGACGACCTGGCCGCGGTCGAGCGCGCGTTCGCGCTGGCCCAGACCGCGCGCGATCGCATCCGACAGAACCTGGGCCTGGCGTTCGCCTACAACGCCATCGCCGTCCCCGCCGCCGCGCTCGGCCTCGTGAACCCGCTGGTGACGACCGTCGCGATCGCCGTCGGGACGCTCCTCATCGTCGGGAACGCCGAGCGGTCGCTCCTTCCCGAGTAA
- a CDS encoding TIGR03668 family PPOX class F420-dependent oxidoreductase produces MTPAEYAFLDRARVGRLATVDDAGRPHAVPICYAILEPDAAAAASAGRASTNDENRDEDEPDVRIVSAIDEKPKETRDLRRVRNVRANPRVCLLIDRYREDWARLAWVQVRGRARVRDPDSDSNAATSIHAAAVRALETKYDQYETHDLGERPIISIRVGRTVSWGALDAESDESDGRKDG; encoded by the coding sequence ATGACGCCCGCCGAGTACGCCTTCCTCGACCGGGCTCGCGTCGGCCGCCTGGCGACGGTCGACGACGCGGGCCGACCGCACGCGGTGCCGATCTGTTACGCGATCCTCGAGCCGGACGCCGCGGCCGCCGCTTCCGCGGGCCGGGCGAGCACGAACGATGAGAACCGCGACGAGGACGAACCCGACGTTCGAATCGTCTCCGCGATCGACGAGAAGCCCAAAGAAACGCGAGACCTCCGGCGCGTTCGGAACGTCCGGGCGAATCCGCGGGTGTGCCTCCTCATCGACCGCTACCGCGAGGACTGGGCGCGCCTGGCCTGGGTGCAGGTCCGCGGCCGGGCCCGCGTCCGCGACCCCGATTCCGATTCCAACGCCGCGACGTCGATCCACGCTGCTGCCGTCCGCGCGCTCGAGACCAAGTACGACCAGTACGAGACCCACGACCTCGGCGAGCGACCGATCATCTCGATCCGCGTCGGTCGGACCGTCTCGTGGGGCGCGCTCGACGCGGAATCCGACGAATCCGACGGAAGGAAAGACGGCTGA
- a CDS encoding MFS transporter: MTDRMRMDRRRAYGAVVVATLSYTFLMFVWFSLPAYLPVIIGDLGLSNTQAGVVAGAVPLTYIPIALFTGMAIDRIGPGRSLAAGVLVYGVAQLVRSFATGFPSLLAATLLLGVGATAVTFGLPKLVSVLFPPSETGVPSSIYLVGASTGTASAFAVGRPILGPALGGWRALFFWSGVVAIGYGLTWAVVARRLRIDAHNRAANGAAANADAAADGDGSSRTLATIRHDFELVLTHRELQLVVVIGTMYLLLAHGLQSWLPAVLEARGVSPDQAGRTTSLLVAANVVGVLTVPAVADRVGARRTALIVCGIIASLGVTGVLATDIGLLLVGSVLVTGFGYGGLSPLIRAIPPDLEGIGARLTGTAVGFIFAVGEIGGFLGPVLVGTLHDVTGSYAPGLAILALGGLVVAAAGTALRSRDGDG; the protein is encoded by the coding sequence ATGACCGACCGGATGCGGATGGACCGTCGTCGCGCGTACGGCGCCGTCGTCGTCGCGACGCTCAGCTACACGTTCCTGATGTTCGTCTGGTTCTCGCTGCCAGCGTACCTCCCGGTGATCATCGGCGACCTCGGGCTCTCGAACACCCAGGCCGGCGTCGTCGCGGGCGCGGTCCCGCTGACCTACATCCCGATCGCGCTCTTTACCGGGATGGCGATCGACCGGATCGGGCCAGGCCGGAGCCTGGCGGCGGGCGTCCTCGTCTACGGCGTCGCCCAACTGGTCCGAAGCTTCGCGACCGGATTCCCCTCGCTGCTCGCGGCGACGCTGCTGCTCGGCGTCGGCGCGACCGCCGTCACGTTCGGCCTGCCGAAGCTCGTCTCCGTCCTGTTCCCGCCGAGCGAGACCGGGGTCCCGTCCTCGATCTACCTCGTCGGCGCGTCGACGGGGACGGCGAGCGCCTTCGCCGTCGGCCGGCCGATCCTCGGCCCCGCGCTGGGCGGCTGGCGCGCGCTGTTCTTCTGGAGCGGAGTCGTCGCGATCGGCTACGGCCTGACGTGGGCCGTCGTCGCGCGTCGGCTGCGGATCGACGCGCACAACCGCGCGGCCAACGGCGCGGCCGCGAACGCCGACGCGGCGGCAGACGGCGACGGCTCGTCGCGCACGCTCGCGACGATCCGCCACGACTTCGAACTCGTCCTCACCCACCGCGAGCTACAGCTCGTGGTCGTCATCGGGACGATGTACCTGCTGCTCGCCCACGGGCTGCAGAGCTGGCTCCCGGCGGTGCTCGAGGCCCGCGGCGTCTCACCGGACCAGGCGGGCCGGACGACGAGCCTACTCGTCGCGGCCAACGTCGTCGGCGTGCTCACCGTCCCCGCGGTGGCCGACCGCGTGGGCGCTCGCCGGACCGCCCTGATCGTCTGCGGGATCATCGCGAGCCTCGGCGTTACGGGCGTGCTCGCGACCGATATCGGCCTCCTGCTCGTCGGCAGCGTCCTCGTCACCGGGTTCGGTTACGGCGGCCTCTCGCCGCTCATCCGGGCGATTCCGCCGGACTTAGAGGGGATCGGCGCGCGGCTGACCGGGACCGCCGTGGGCTTCATCTTCGCCGTCGGCGAGATCGGCGGCTTCCTCGGTCCCGTACTCGTCGGCACGCTCCACGACGTCACCGGCTCGTACGCGCCTGGCCTGGCCATCTTGGCCCTCGGGGGCCTCGTTGTGGCGGCCGCCGGTACCGCGTTGCGGTCTCGGGACGGCGACGGCTAG